The genomic segment GGAAAGAGGCGTTCGCATGCGCGTTTTTCGGCCCGGTCATGCCCCAGCCTACCCACTGACACGTCCGGGCGGCCCGGACGCGGGCAGCGGCGCTCCGGTACAGTTTGGGGGTGACCCCGACGACCGAAACGCCGCTGAAGCGGACGCCCCTGCACGCCGCGCACCTGCGGGCGGGTGCCCGCATGGTTCCCTTCGGAGGCTGGGACATGCCCGTGCAGTACGCGGGCGTCAAGGCCGAGCACGAGGCGGTCCGCACCCGCGCAGGAATGTTCGACGTGTCCCACATGGGCGAGTTCCGCGTGACCGGGCCGGATGCCGAAACCTTCCTCCAGCGCGTCACCACCAACGACGTGAGCAAGCTCAAACCTGGCCGCGCCGGGTACAACTGGCTGCCCAACGAGGCGGGCGGGCTGGTGGACGACATCTACGTCTACCGGGTGGCCCCCCAGGAGTTCCTGCTGGTGGTGAACGCCTCCAACATCGAGAAGGACTGGGCGCATCTCGGGGCGCACGCGGCGGACTTCGACGTGACCCTCACCGACGAGTCACCCGAGTGGGGATTGATCGCCGTGCAGGGGCCGGAAGCCGAGGCCATGCTGCAACCCCACACCGACGTGGACCTGAGCGCGAAGAAGAAAAACGCCTTCTTCTCCGGCACCCTGCTGGAGTTCCCGGTGATGTTCGCCCGCACTGGGTACACAGGCGAGGACGGCTTCGAGGTCTTCGTGAAGGCCGGGGACGCCGAGGCCCTGTGGGACCGCCTGATCGCGGTCGGCCTGACCCCGGCGGGCCTGGGCGCCCGCGACACCCTGCGGCTGGAAGCAGGCTTTCCCCTCTACGGCCACGAGTTCGCAGACAACCTGCACCCCCTCGCCAGCACCTACACCTGGGTCGTTAAGGACAAGGAGCACGTAGGCCGCGCCGGGATTCAGGCCGCGCCCACCGTCAAACTGATTGGCCTCGCGCTCGACCGCGTGCCCGTGCGCGAGGGCTACCCGGTGCTGCTGAACGGCGAGCCGGTCGGCCACGTCACCTCCGGCACCACCAGCCCCACGCTGGGTCACCCCATCGCCATGGCACTTGTGCGGGCGGATGCGGCGGCGCAAGACGCCTTCGAGGTCGAGGTGCGCGGCAAGGCGCATCCGGCTCGTCGGGTGGAGCTGCCCTTCTACAAACGCTGAAGCCCCGCAACACCTCCGACAGACTTCCGCCCCCGAGATAGAGGAGAATCAAGCCCATGCAGACCCCCAGCGAACTGAAATACGCCGCCTCCCACGAATGGCTCGCCTCCGACGGCACCGTCGGCATCACCGATTTCGCGCAGGA from the Deinococcus sp. NW-56 genome contains:
- the gcvT gene encoding glycine cleavage system aminomethyltransferase GcvT, encoding MTPTTETPLKRTPLHAAHLRAGARMVPFGGWDMPVQYAGVKAEHEAVRTRAGMFDVSHMGEFRVTGPDAETFLQRVTTNDVSKLKPGRAGYNWLPNEAGGLVDDIYVYRVAPQEFLLVVNASNIEKDWAHLGAHAADFDVTLTDESPEWGLIAVQGPEAEAMLQPHTDVDLSAKKKNAFFSGTLLEFPVMFARTGYTGEDGFEVFVKAGDAEALWDRLIAVGLTPAGLGARDTLRLEAGFPLYGHEFADNLHPLASTYTWVVKDKEHVGRAGIQAAPTVKLIGLALDRVPVREGYPVLLNGEPVGHVTSGTTSPTLGHPIAMALVRADAAAQDAFEVEVRGKAHPARRVELPFYKR